A window of Streptomyces armeniacus contains these coding sequences:
- a CDS encoding glycoside hydrolase family 15 protein — protein sequence MHDPDPPFRPVRRRDGYLPLEDLALIGDGTTAALVGLDGSIPWMCLPRFDAEPLFCGLLDHARGGRFVLAPEDVVEARQRYEPDTGVLTTELRAPTGLVRVTDALALRSGADLTDDVPAGRSELVRSAVVLSGNVRLRAELEPRGGAQTRALFSGLEVVPSRRPDLRLHLRSNRPLTGLHSTHDLREGDRLDLVLSWGRFHRNRRFDTDTTLRETAGAWRRWMRHFDYDGPEEPLVRRAAITLKLCDDWAGGALVAAPTSSLPAPVGGVRNWDYRYAWIRDAAFAVFALRRIGFGGEADAFLGWVLDAFEYGRRPRIMYDLRGGPVPDEVEDDELEGYRRSAPVRWGNGAADQRQHDIYGEILDCADQWLLSGGEIQPPLWASLAGLADAAGRAWRQPDQGIWEVRSDARVFTYSAGLCQVALDRAARIGERLGLPGQITKWRTSADELRRLILTRSWDEDAQTFSAHLDGGGVLDASLLALPLREVVPADHPRMMATSRTIAERLSAGNGLLYRYLHEESPDGLAGDEGAFVLCSFWQVDNLVGQGRVEEAGQLYASLCARASRVGLLPEQINPTTGEFMGNFPQAFSHIGIIGSGVNLARAKAGTSATKAGTQG from the coding sequence ATGCACGATCCCGACCCACCGTTCCGGCCGGTCCGCAGGCGGGACGGCTACCTTCCGCTGGAGGATCTCGCCCTCATCGGGGACGGCACGACCGCCGCGCTCGTCGGTCTGGACGGCTCCATCCCGTGGATGTGCCTGCCCCGGTTCGATGCCGAACCCCTCTTCTGCGGCCTGCTCGACCACGCACGGGGCGGCCGGTTCGTGCTGGCGCCGGAGGACGTGGTGGAGGCGAGACAGCGGTACGAGCCCGACACCGGCGTACTCACCACCGAGCTGCGCGCTCCCACCGGCCTGGTGCGGGTCACCGACGCGCTGGCGCTGCGTTCCGGCGCCGACCTCACCGACGACGTACCGGCCGGCCGTTCCGAACTCGTACGCTCCGCGGTGGTGCTGTCCGGGAACGTACGCCTGCGGGCGGAGCTGGAGCCGCGCGGCGGTGCGCAGACACGGGCGCTGTTCAGCGGGCTGGAGGTGGTTCCGTCCCGGCGCCCGGACCTGCGGCTCCACCTGCGGTCCAACCGCCCCCTGACCGGCCTGCACAGCACACACGACCTGCGGGAGGGCGACCGCCTCGATCTCGTACTGTCCTGGGGGCGCTTCCACCGCAACCGCCGGTTCGACACCGACACGACGCTGCGGGAGACCGCCGGCGCGTGGCGCCGCTGGATGCGGCACTTCGACTACGACGGCCCCGAAGAACCCCTGGTCAGGCGGGCCGCGATCACGCTCAAGCTGTGCGACGACTGGGCGGGCGGGGCGCTCGTCGCGGCGCCCACCTCCTCCCTGCCCGCGCCCGTCGGGGGCGTCCGCAACTGGGACTACCGCTACGCCTGGATCCGCGACGCGGCCTTCGCCGTGTTCGCCCTGCGCCGCATCGGTTTCGGCGGCGAGGCCGACGCTTTCCTCGGCTGGGTGCTGGACGCGTTCGAGTACGGCCGGCGGCCCCGGATCATGTACGACCTCCGGGGAGGCCCCGTCCCGGACGAGGTAGAGGACGACGAGCTGGAGGGCTACCGCCGCTCCGCCCCGGTGCGCTGGGGCAACGGCGCGGCCGACCAGCGGCAGCACGACATCTACGGCGAGATCCTGGACTGCGCCGACCAGTGGCTGCTCTCCGGCGGCGAGATCCAGCCCCCGCTGTGGGCGAGCCTGGCCGGGCTGGCCGACGCCGCGGGCCGGGCCTGGCGGCAGCCGGACCAGGGCATCTGGGAGGTACGCAGCGACGCCCGCGTGTTCACGTACTCCGCGGGCCTGTGCCAGGTGGCGCTGGACCGTGCCGCGCGGATCGGTGAACGGCTCGGCCTGCCCGGACAGATCACGAAGTGGCGCACCTCGGCCGACGAGCTGCGCCGGCTCATCCTGACGCGGTCCTGGGACGAGGACGCGCAGACCTTCAGCGCACACCTGGACGGCGGCGGCGTCCTCGACGCGAGCCTGCTCGCCCTCCCGCTGCGCGAGGTGGTGCCGGCGGACCATCCGCGGATGATGGCGACCAGCAGGACCATCGCGGAACGCCTGTCGGCGGGCAACGGGCTGCTCTACCGCTATCTGCACGAGGAGTCCCCCGACGGACTGGCCGGCGACGAGGGCGCGTTCGTGCTGTGCAGCTTCTGGCAGGTCGACAACCTCGTGGGGCAGGGCCGGGTCGAGGAGGCCGGGCAGCTGTACGCCTCGCTGTGCGCCAGGGCGAGCCGGGTGGGGCTGCTGCCGGAGCAGATCAACCCGACCACGGGAGAGTTCATGGGCAACTTCCCGCAGGCGTTCAGCCACATCGGCATCATCGGCAGTGGCGTGAACCTCGCCCGTGCGAAGGCGGGCACCTCGGCGACGAAGGCAGGGACACAAGGATGA
- a CDS encoding cellulase family glycosylhydrolase has product MKETRHAPAVFGADPRHNTVFSIHMYGVFDTEPEVRDCMNRFVASGLPVVVGEFGDAHSDGNPDEDAIMGTAQELGPGCLGWSWSGNGGGVEYLDMATGFDASSLTPWGQRLQRPRRHQGDVAPGERLRLNRPPGGGPAPGPPRPAGPLRSSAGASAGSPPGGRPFHRSALLPRRPDRAPARAPQRWEHTRSPEERSA; this is encoded by the coding sequence ATGAAGGAAACTCGTCACGCCCCGGCGGTCTTCGGGGCGGACCCGCGGCACAACACCGTCTTCTCGATCCACATGTACGGGGTCTTCGACACCGAACCCGAGGTACGCGACTGTATGAACCGGTTCGTGGCAAGCGGACTCCCCGTCGTCGTCGGCGAGTTCGGTGACGCGCACTCGGACGGCAATCCCGACGAGGACGCCATCATGGGCACCGCGCAGGAGCTGGGCCCCGGCTGTCTCGGGTGGTCCTGGAGCGGCAACGGCGGCGGTGTCGAGTACCTCGACATGGCGACGGGCTTCGACGCGAGCAGCCTCACGCCCTGGGGGCAGCGTCTTCAACGGCCCCGACGGCATCAAGGAGACGTCGCGCCCGGCGAGCGTCTTCGGCTGAACCGCCCGCCCGGCGGAGGTCCGGCGCCCGGACCGCCCAGGCCCGCCGGGCCACTCAGGTCCAGCGCCGGGGCCTCCGCCGGTTCTCCGCCGGGCGGCCGCCCTTTTCACCGGAGTGCACTACTGCCGCGGAGGCCGGATCGCGCTCCGGCGCGAGCCCCGCAACGGTGGGAGCACACGCGCTCACCGGAGGAACGGAGCGCGTGA
- a CDS encoding AMP-binding protein, with protein sequence MTDTSPHDTFRAARDTLLRHREDYDAARADFVWPRPEHFNWALDWFDRIADGNERTALHLVEQNGDETRISFAAMRERSDRVANWLRTAAGVRAGDRIVVMLGNQAELWETLLAAMKLRAVVIPATPLLGPADLADRIGRGDARHVLVRAQDAGKFDDVPGDYTRIAVGSGETQAGWLAYEDAYGAPAAFESDGPTRADDTLLLYFTSGTTALPKLVEHSHLSYPAGHLATMYWIGLRPGDVHLNISSPGWAKHAWSNFFAPWNAEATIFIHNYERFDAARLMAELDRFEVTSFCAPPTVWRMLIQADLSQLRRPPREVVAAGEPLNPEVIEHVQRHWGVTIRDGFGQTETAVQVANSPGQRLKPGSMGRPTPGFEVVLLDPVSGEPADEGEISLSLDGPDGRPVGLMTGYRGDPERTAEVMAGGYYRTGDIGSRDEDGYITYVGRADDVFKASDYKISPFELESALLEHEAVAEAAVVPSPDAVRLSVPKAYVVLAAGWEPGPDTAKALFEHSRGVLAPYKRIRVIEFADLPKTISGKIRRVELREHAASTPGEEHRE encoded by the coding sequence ATGACGGACACCAGCCCCCACGACACGTTCCGCGCCGCACGCGACACCCTGCTGCGGCACCGCGAGGACTACGACGCGGCCCGCGCGGACTTCGTGTGGCCCCGGCCCGAGCACTTCAACTGGGCGCTGGACTGGTTCGACCGGATCGCCGACGGCAACGAGCGGACCGCCCTCCACCTCGTCGAGCAGAACGGCGACGAGACGCGGATCTCGTTCGCCGCCATGCGCGAGCGCTCGGACCGGGTGGCGAACTGGCTGCGTACCGCCGCGGGCGTACGCGCCGGTGACCGCATCGTGGTGATGCTCGGCAACCAGGCCGAGCTGTGGGAGACCCTGCTCGCCGCGATGAAGCTGCGCGCCGTCGTGATCCCGGCGACGCCGCTGCTCGGCCCCGCCGACCTCGCCGACCGGATCGGCCGGGGCGACGCGCGGCACGTGCTCGTACGGGCGCAGGACGCGGGCAAGTTCGACGACGTGCCCGGTGACTACACCCGTATCGCCGTTGGGAGCGGTGAGACGCAGGCAGGCTGGCTCGCGTACGAGGACGCGTACGGCGCCCCCGCCGCCTTCGAGTCGGACGGCCCGACCCGCGCCGACGACACCCTGCTGCTGTACTTCACCTCGGGCACGACCGCGCTGCCCAAGCTGGTCGAGCACAGCCACCTGTCGTATCCGGCGGGGCATCTGGCCACCATGTACTGGATCGGGCTGCGCCCCGGCGACGTGCACCTCAACATCTCCTCGCCGGGATGGGCAAAGCACGCCTGGTCCAACTTTTTCGCCCCGTGGAACGCCGAGGCGACGATCTTCATCCACAACTACGAACGCTTCGACGCGGCCCGGCTGATGGCCGAGCTGGACCGGTTCGAGGTGACGAGCTTCTGCGCGCCGCCCACCGTGTGGCGCATGCTGATCCAGGCGGACCTGAGCCAGCTGCGGCGCCCGCCGCGCGAGGTGGTGGCCGCGGGCGAGCCGCTGAACCCGGAGGTCATCGAGCACGTGCAGCGGCACTGGGGCGTGACGATCCGGGACGGCTTCGGGCAGACGGAGACGGCCGTGCAGGTCGCCAACTCGCCGGGCCAGCGGCTGAAGCCGGGCTCGATGGGCCGTCCGACGCCGGGCTTCGAGGTGGTGCTGCTCGACCCGGTCAGCGGCGAGCCCGCCGACGAGGGCGAGATCAGCCTCAGCCTGGACGGCCCGGACGGCCGCCCCGTCGGCCTGATGACCGGCTACCGCGGCGACCCGGAGCGTACAGCCGAGGTGATGGCCGGCGGCTACTACCGCACGGGCGACATCGGCTCACGGGACGAGGACGGGTACATCACGTACGTCGGCCGGGCCGACGACGTCTTCAAGGCGTCCGACTACAAGATCTCCCCGTTCGAGCTGGAGAGCGCCCTGCTGGAGCACGAGGCGGTCGCGGAGGCCGCGGTCGTGCCGTCACCGGACGCCGTACGGCTGTCGGTGCCCAAGGCGTACGTGGTGCTGGCCGCGGGCTGGGAGCCGGGGCCGGACACGGCGAAGGCGCTGTTCGAGCACTCGCGCGGGGTGCTGGCGCCGTACAAGCGGATCCGCGTCATCGAGTTCGCGGACCTGCCGAAGACGATCTCGGGCAAGATCCGCCGGGTGGAGCTGCGGGAGCACGCGGCGAGCACGCCGGGGGAGGAGCACCGGGAGTGA
- a CDS encoding M64 family metallopeptidase produces the protein MRRRRTIRIGAAAGVTAVAALALALAAPGQAAPPDEPERDKAQGTHRVEYFDGPNAHPRHVEVSAETPERLRGSGSVAGDGDVTPVVENGPTADKLDIAVIGDGYTEAELPQFHTDAKESWTELAGVEPYTTYQNLFNVWAIDAVSQDSGVSGDPDQGTVKNTALDSHFWCDNLERLLCVDTAKVESYARNAPEADLVIVIANSAKYGGAGYNGVQSELGYDGIATHSGGNDQAGQIAIHETGHSLGKLADEYAYEDSEYTGPETGDLNTTVHTADELEQNGTKWARWLGEATPDGGVIGAYEGAAYHTRGLFRPSEDSIMRTLGREFNLVGREAMIAGFHRHAPALASDTRTARALGSEDTVTVRVPELTGDARQITLRWYLDGKEVERLRGDRTVRLADVVGSGGGSHRLTAKATDPTAAVRDPALRADLTKSLTWRVEG, from the coding sequence GTGCGCAGACGACGCACCATCAGAATCGGCGCGGCGGCGGGCGTGACCGCCGTCGCCGCACTCGCGCTCGCGCTCGCCGCCCCCGGCCAGGCCGCGCCGCCCGACGAGCCCGAGCGGGACAAGGCCCAGGGCACCCACCGCGTCGAGTACTTCGACGGCCCCAACGCCCACCCGCGGCATGTCGAGGTGTCCGCCGAGACGCCGGAGCGGCTCCGCGGCTCCGGCTCCGTCGCGGGCGACGGGGACGTCACCCCGGTCGTCGAGAACGGCCCCACCGCCGACAAGCTCGACATCGCTGTCATCGGCGACGGCTACACCGAGGCGGAACTCCCCCAGTTCCACACCGACGCCAAGGAGAGCTGGACCGAACTCGCGGGCGTCGAGCCGTACACCACGTACCAGAACCTCTTCAACGTCTGGGCGATCGACGCCGTCTCCCAGGACTCCGGCGTCTCCGGCGACCCCGACCAGGGCACCGTGAAGAACACCGCCCTCGACTCGCACTTCTGGTGCGACAACCTCGAGCGCCTGCTGTGCGTCGACACCGCCAAGGTCGAGAGCTACGCCCGCAACGCCCCCGAGGCGGACCTCGTCATCGTCATAGCGAACAGCGCCAAGTACGGCGGCGCGGGCTACAACGGCGTCCAGTCCGAGCTGGGTTACGACGGCATCGCCACGCACTCCGGCGGCAACGACCAGGCCGGCCAGATCGCCATCCACGAGACGGGCCACTCGCTGGGCAAGCTCGCCGACGAGTACGCGTACGAGGACTCCGAGTACACCGGACCGGAGACCGGCGACCTCAACACGACCGTCCACACCGCCGACGAGCTGGAGCAGAACGGCACCAAGTGGGCGCGGTGGCTGGGCGAGGCGACCCCCGACGGCGGGGTCATCGGCGCGTACGAGGGCGCGGCGTACCACACGCGCGGGCTGTTCCGGCCGAGCGAGGACTCGATCATGCGGACGCTGGGCCGCGAGTTCAACCTCGTCGGCCGCGAGGCGATGATCGCCGGCTTCCACCGGCACGCACCCGCCCTGGCCAGTGACACCCGTACGGCGCGGGCGCTCGGCAGCGAGGACACCGTGACCGTACGGGTGCCCGAACTGACCGGGGACGCCCGGCAGATCACGCTGCGCTGGTATCTGGACGGCAAGGAGGTCGAACGGCTGCGGGGCGACCGTACGGTCCGCCTCGCCGACGTCGTCGGCTCCGGCGGTGGCAGCCACCGGCTGACGGCGAAGGCGACCGACCCCACGGCCGCCGTACGCGACCCGGCGCTGCGCGCCGACCTCACGAAGTCGCTCACCTGGCGCGTCGAGGGCTGA